Proteins from a genomic interval of Cuculus canorus isolate bCucCan1 chromosome 17, bCucCan1.pri, whole genome shotgun sequence:
- the FICD gene encoding protein adenylyltransferase FICD has protein sequence MHPALVCLEVAGKGKSSGKGDVPHLCAGSRMNLVSMATDPELKWITLWARIRWTAALVLLLGSFVMLLLPLAAVEDPCHAVLKGLSFLKSKLGAGSSGVTRYTGQTTGLSIASNGLELLVLKGKAPPEVKLEAKAALNQALEMKRQGKREKAHKLFLYALKMDPDYVDALNEFGIFSEEEKDILQADYLYSKALTISPCNEKALINRARTLPLVEEIDQRYFSIIDSKVKKVMAIPKGNSALRRVMEESYYHHIYHTVAIEGNTLTLSEIRHIIETRYAVPGKSLVEQNEVIGMHAALKYVNTTLVSRIGSVTISDILEIHRRVLGYTDPVEAGRFRTTQVFVGHHIPPHPQDVEKQMQEFVQWINSEDAMSLHPVEFAALAHYKLVYIHPFVDGNGRTSRLLMNLILMQAGYPPITIRKEQRAEYYHVLEVANEGDVRPFIRFIAKCTETTLDMLLIATTEYSVGLPEADGSTAGYKQTIPVKT, from the exons ATGCACCCTGCCCTGGTGTGCTTAGAGGTGGCAGGGAAAG GTAAGAGCAGTGGGAAAGGAGATGTTCCTCATCTCTGTGCTGGAAGCAGGATGAATCTCGTGTCTATGGCGACAGATCCTGAGTTGAAATGGATAACCCTGTGGGCCCGCATCAGGTGGACGGCTGCACTCGTGCTGCTCCTGGGCTCCTTCGTGATGCTCCTGCTCCCACTGGCTGCTGTGGAAGACCCGTGCCATGCAGTCCTCAAAGGACTCTCCTTCCTGAAAAGTAAACTGGGTGCAGGCTCCTCTGGGGTCACCAGGTACACAGGACAAACCACCGGACTGAGCATTGCCTCCAatgggctggagctgctggtgctgaaAGGCAAAGCCCCCCCAG AAGTGAAGTTAGAAGCCAAAGCAGCGCTGAATCAAGCCCTTGAAATGAAGCGGCAAGGAAAACGGGAGAAAGCCCACAAACTCTTCCTGTACGCCCTCAAAATGGACCCCGATTATGTGGATGCTCTGAATGAATTTGGTATCTTTTCggaggaggaaaaagacatTCTTCAAGCTGACTACTTGTACTCCAAAGCCTTAACCATTTCTCCCTGCAATGAGAAGGCTTTGATCAATCGGGCCCGGACACTGCCTTTAGTTGAGGAGATAGATCAGAGGTATTTTAGCATCATTGACAGCAAGGTTAAAAAAGTGATGGCGATCCCCAAAGGCAATTCTGCTCTGCGCCGAGTGATGGAGGAGTCCTATTATCACCACATCTACCACACGGTTGCTATTGAAGGGAACACCCTGACGCTGTCAGAAATACGACACATCATTGAGACCAGATATGCCGTTCCCGGAAAAAGCTTAGTGGAGCAGAATGAGGTGATTGGCATGCACGCAGCTTTGAAATATGTCAACACCACGTTGGTATCACGGATAGGCTCCGTAACAATCAGTGATATCTTGGAGATACACCGGAGAGTGCTGGGCTACACCGACCCAGTAGAAGCAGGGCGGTTCAGGACTACTCAGGTGTTTGTAGGACAtcacatcccaccccatccccaggaTGTCGAGAAACAGATGCAGGAGTTTGTGCAGTGGATTAACTCGGAAGATGCCATGAGCTTGCACCCTGTGGAATTTGCTGCGTTAGCCCACTACAAGTTGGTTTACATCCATCCCTTTGTAGATGGCAACGGAAGGACCTCGCGCCTGTTGATGAATCTCATACTAATGCAGGCAGGCTATCCCCCCATCACGATCCGCAAGGAGCAACGTGCTGAGTATTACCATGTCTTGGAAGTAGCCAATGAGGGCGACGTGAGGCCTTTCATACGCTTTATTGCAAAGTGTACTGAGACGACTCTGGACATGTTGCTTATCGCTACCACAGAATACTCTGTGGGCTTACCTGAAGCAGACGGCAGCACTGCTGGATACAAACAAACTATCCCCGTCAAGACTTGA